TGGAAAGGGTCTTCTCCGATCAAGCGCGGTTTCAATTCATGCAGGATTACGGCTTCCGTCGACTCCATCGGCCCTCCGTAAGAAGCAGCCTCACCGATCCCTGTCAATCCTTCATCAGTATGCACTTGCACGAGCAGCAAATTTCGCTGCCCCATGTAATGGATCGCGTCCGCCATCGGTCGATCCGGTGTGTAAGATAACTTCACTGTTGTTATGTCTGTGATTTTCATCCCTTGCCTCCCCAGGTTATTGATTCGAACGCATTGACGGAACATAACCTAACCGCTTTGAAATGTTTTCCGCTGTATCTTTCAGCCGCGGAATGATCGTTTCCCGTCTTTCATTGATTCTTTGCGTCGGTCCGGCGATGCTGGTCGCAGCAATCACTTGACCGGTGTACGTAAAAATCGGCACCGCAATACACGACAACCCGCTTTCCGCTTCCTCTTGGTCAAGCGCATACCCGCGCTCACGAATGTTGCTTAATTCTTGTAAAAATTGCTGCCGGTCCGTGATCGTATTTTCTGTATAACGCGGCATCCCTTTGACGCTTAAGATTTTGTCAACTTCAGCAAGTTCAAAATGAGACACGATCGCTTTGCCGAGTCCGGTTGAATGGATCGGTTTTCGCGTTCCCAATTGCGCGTTCGTAATCACCGATTGCCACCCTTCCACTTTGTAAACGTATACAATTTCGCCGTTATCATAAACCGCGATAAAACAAGTTTCTCCGAGTTCCTTCGACACTTGACGTACGTAGTCGGAAGCGATGTCGATCCAGTTCTTTAATCCGCTCATGCCGACTTCAATCGCCTTGACACCAATTTCATATTTTTCAGTCATTTGTACTTGTTCGACGAAGCCTCTCGCCTTCAATGTTTCCAAAAGGCGATGGGTTGTGCTTTTGGGAAGGCCAAGCGCTGTGCTGATTTCTCCAACACCTGTTTCCCGGCGCTTCTCAGCCATAAATTCCAAAATCGCCAACACCCGTTCAACGGAAGAATTGGAATCTACCTTCACTTGCGACAATGGAACACCACCTCACTTTTTTTAAATAACACTCTATAATCGGAACGATGTTCCGTTTTTTTCTGATTTAAGATTAAGCGTTTTCACATCGTTTGTCAACATAATTTTTTAAAAACTTTCTCGATTCTCCGTTTTCAAATCGTCCCACAATGAAAAAAAGCTTTTCCCCCCGCTTAAAAACTGCGGAACGGAAGAGCTTTTGTTAGCAAAACATCGCTATTTAAATCAGTAATGCCGCCATGCCTGTTGATAGAGCCGGATCAAATTCGGATGGCTGAGCGTGTTCGGCTGAAACACATAACGTTCGCCATCATCCACAATGTCAGCATCCTCGTCTTTGCCGAACTTCGTCAGCGAGGGGATCATTGAACTTTTTAAAAATCTCGTCTTGACAGGAATTTGCCAAGCCTTGACTTGAAACGGATGCCGCGCGGCAAACACAAAGCCCCAATTGCCGAAACTCGGCACGTCGACGTGTAAGTTTTGCGTATACAAATCGGCACTCTCGACCGTTTTGTTGATCGTCCAATACACTTTCGTCGCAAAAACCGGACTCGTCGCCTGCACCATCATCGCACCTGTCGGCGCTAAATGATTTCTTACGAGTTCATAGAATTCCCGCGAATACAACTTATTGAGTGAAATCGAATTCGGGTCGGGCAAATCGATCAAGATGACGTCGTAGAGTCCCCGGTTCGTTTTCAAATATTGAAACGCATCCTCGTGAATGACGGACACCCGCGGATCATGCAGCGAATCATGATTAAGCGCCGTTAGCATCGGATCCGTCTTCGCCAAATGAGTCATCGCCGGATCGAGATCGACAAGCGTCAATTGATGCACGCTTTTGTATTTCAAGACTTCCCTTGCCGCGAGTCCGTCGCCGCCGCCGAGAATGAGGACGTCATGCGGCTCGTCCGCGAGCGCCATCGCAGGATGAACGAGCACCTCGTGATAACGGAATTCATCGACCGAGGAAAATTGCAAGTTTCCGTTTAAATAAAGCCGTAAGTCGCCTTGCTCTTTCGTCATCACGATATGTTGGTATTGGGAATCCTCGGAAAAGATAATCGGATCACGGTAAAGTTTTTGCTCAAAAGAAAATGCCGCCTCATCACCGAGGAACGCACCGGTCGTCAATAAAAGCAAGACAAGGACACCGATGGTTCCATAGGTCCGCGGACGTTTGATTTCGTCACGGAACGTGATAACGGTCCAAAGCGCAACCGCAGCATTCGCGACGGCCACGAGAAACGCCGTTTTCACGAGACCGAAAGCCGGACGCAGCCATAAAATAAAAAGGATGCCCCCGATCAACCCGCCGGCATAATCCGAAAACAATACGCGCGCAGTACTTTTGTTAACGGCCACTCCGATTTCGTTGGCCTTCCGAATCAAAATCGGCAACTCGAGGCCGGTGAGAACACCGACAAGCAAGATGACGACATACAAATAAAGGGCGTCCGTACCCGCAGGCAAATACGCGCTGGCGCCAAACATGAAAAGGGCGGAAAAGCCGCCGATCAAGGCAACGGCAAACTCCACCCAAATGAAGACGTTCATTAATCGACTCAGCACTTTCTCGCTTAAGAAAGCGCCGATTCCCATTCCGGTCAGGAAAAGCGAAATCGTGATGGTATACTGTTTCACGCCGTCCCCAAGCACGTAAGAACCAAGTGCTCCGAACAAAACTTCAAAGATGATGCCGCAAATCGAAACGATGCCGGACGCCCAATAAATTCGTTTCACTTTTTTCAAATCGTTGCGTTCCATAGTTTTCACCCGGTTGTTATGTAATGGATGCACCGATGACGAGACCGAGTCCAATAGAGATCGACATCGAGATGATTCCGACGGCAACATTGCCTTCTTTCAACTTCGTTTGCACGGAAAAAGTGCGCGTCAACCATTCGAACAAGAAATAAACAATGATTTGCAACACAACACCGAAAGCTCCCCAGATCATCGTCGAAGGGATCGAAGCATTTTCGAGAATCGAAAACATTAAAATGACGGAAATTCCAATAATTTTCCCTCCGACCGAAAGCGCTACGGCTGCATTACCTTCCTCGATTTCTTTCCAATCTTTGTATTGCGTCGTAATCCACTCAAACACGATGATGCCGACGAGAACAATGACGCCCGCGGCAACGAAATAAGCGAGTGTCGCCAAAAAAGGTCCCATAATCTTCAACCCTTTCACATAGTGATGAATTTATTATTTGCCTGCATTCGGTCCGCCGCCCCTGAAAAAGCCGGACATGGATCCACGAAAAGAAGGAACCGTCTGCGGTCCTTTGTAATGCCCTCCAGAATGAACATAGCCGCCGTAACATGGATTGAAAGCGTGGCGGCACCGCGACGATTGCCTTTTGCCCCAATCATCGACGTCGAACAATTCGTCCAACAGATAAAGAGCCAACAATCCTTCAAAGAAACTCGGGCGGTAATTGTCGCGCACAAACGTGTAAGACGCCACCTCGATTTCCGTATTGTCCGGATTTGCCTTGCTCTTCATCAAAGTGACGAAATAATCGTCGTACACTAACACTTGCTTCCCGTCTTGTTTGTCGCTGATCCGGTTCGGCTTCTTTTTCTTCGTCAATTGCTGGACGACGTCGTCGATGCTTTGATTCTTCGCCACATAGATCCGTGCGACATCGTTCGCATCAATGCTGCTTTGCACGGTGTCTTTCAATGGATACGTCGCCGAAACGATATCTTTCACCGTTTGGCCGCATCCGGCCAAAACGAGAACGAGCAACATGCACACGCTCACCGTTTTCCCTTTCATCGAACCCCTCCTCGCAAACAGAAAAAGGGGGAAAGAACGGTTATTCTTTCCCGAGCTTTTTCTTTAATGCCGCCAATTC
This region of Bacillales bacterium genomic DNA includes:
- a CDS encoding IclR family transcriptional regulator, with amino-acid sequence MKVDSNSSVERVLAILEFMAEKRRETGVGEISTALGLPKSTTHRLLETLKARGFVEQVQMTEKYEIGVKAIEVGMSGLKNWIDIASDYVRQVSKELGETCFIAVYDNGEIVYVYKVEGWQSVITNAQLGTRKPIHSTGLGKAIVSHFELAEVDKILSVKGMPRYTENTITDRQQFLQELSNIRERGYALDQEEAESGLSCIAVPIFTYTGQVIAATSIAGPTQRINERRETIIPRLKDTAENISKRLGYVPSMRSNQ
- a CDS encoding polyamine aminopropyltransferase, with the translated sequence MERNDLKKVKRIYWASGIVSICGIIFEVLFGALGSYVLGDGVKQYTITISLFLTGMGIGAFLSEKVLSRLMNVFIWVEFAVALIGGFSALFMFGASAYLPAGTDALYLYVVILLVGVLTGLELPILIRKANEIGVAVNKSTARVLFSDYAGGLIGGILFILWLRPAFGLVKTAFLVAVANAAVALWTVITFRDEIKRPRTYGTIGVLVLLLLTTGAFLGDEAAFSFEQKLYRDPIIFSEDSQYQHIVMTKEQGDLRLYLNGNLQFSSVDEFRYHEVLVHPAMALADEPHDVLILGGGDGLAAREVLKYKSVHQLTLVDLDPAMTHLAKTDPMLTALNHDSLHDPRVSVIHEDAFQYLKTNRGLYDVILIDLPDPNSISLNKLYSREFYELVRNHLAPTGAMMVQATSPVFATKVYWTINKTVESADLYTQNLHVDVPSFGNWGFVFAARHPFQVKAWQIPVKTRFLKSSMIPSLTKFGKDEDADIVDDGERYVFQPNTLSHPNLIRLYQQAWRHY
- a CDS encoding DUF350 domain-containing protein, whose product is MGPFLATLAYFVAAGVIVLVGIIVFEWITTQYKDWKEIEEGNAAVALSVGGKIIGISVILMFSILENASIPSTMIWGAFGVVLQIIVYFLFEWLTRTFSVQTKLKEGNVAVGIISMSISIGLGLVIGASIT
- a CDS encoding DUF4247 domain-containing protein — protein: MKGKTVSVCMLLVLVLAGCGQTVKDIVSATYPLKDTVQSSIDANDVARIYVAKNQSIDDVVQQLTKKKKPNRISDKQDGKQVLVYDDYFVTLMKSKANPDNTEIEVASYTFVRDNYRPSFFEGLLALYLLDELFDVDDWGKRQSSRCRHAFNPCYGGYVHSGGHYKGPQTVPSFRGSMSGFFRGGGPNAGK